Proteins from a single region of Xenopus laevis strain J_2021 chromosome 9_10S, Xenopus_laevis_v10.1, whole genome shotgun sequence:
- the kif22.S gene encoding kinesin-like protein KIF22-A — MVLTGPLQRESVSMAKRVSMLDQHKKSSCARVRVAVRLRPYMDEKDEAKATTVCVRGLDSQSLEIVNWRNQLETMQYQFDAFYGDSASQREIYMGSVCHILPHLLIGQNASVFAYGPTGAGKTHTMLGNPNQPGVIPRAVRDLLQMSRTAASAPENENWTYTINMSYVEIYQEKVMDLLEPKNKDLPIREDKDHNILIPGVTQKMINSFADFDEHFIPASQNRTVASTKLNDRSSRSHAVLLIKVQKSQQVVPFRQLTGKLYLIDLAGSEDNRRTGNQGIRLKESGAINSSLFTLSKVVDALNQGLPRIPYRDSKLTRLLQDSLGGSAHSVMITNIAPEQTYYFDTLTALNFAAKSKQIINKPFSQETTQTVVQPAMKRPREETGHIAGSQKRKKSKNDSTESSPNSSMDTAGKQKLNLATLDPAVVERLLKLDKILTEKGKKKAQLLSTPKRERMALLKKWEESQMEIERLKEKQKELEQKAMEAEARLEKSNNSDLSDSSVSENTFRAPLRGRNTSTAKVKKVLRVLPMQGNSQLQSTVEEGIPVFEKKKKKKQVTCEGLENQPTWEMNMRTDLLESGKERILKLLNTGSVKELKSLQRIGDKKAKLIIGWREVNGPFKNVEELACLEGISAKQVSSFIKANIMSSIAS, encoded by the exons ATGGTTCTTACTGGGCCTCTCCAAAG AGAGTCGGTGAGTATGGCGAAGCGGGTGAGCATGTTGGATCAGCACAAGAAGTCCTCCTGTGCCCGGGTGCGTGTAGCCGTCAGACTGAGGCCCTACATGGATGAGAAGGATGAAGCTAAAGCGACCACAGTGTGTGTCAGGGGCCTGGACTCTCAGTCGCTGGAGATTGTCAACTGGAGAAACCAGCTGGAGACCATGCAGTACCA GTTTGATGCATTTTATGGGGACAGCGCCAGTCAGCGTGAGATCTACATGGGCTCTGTGTGCCACATTCTCCCGCACTTACTCATTGGCCAGAACGCCAGTGTTTTTGCTTATGGTCCCACGGGGGCAG GGAAAACTCACACAATGCTGGGGAACCCCAATCAGCCTGGTGTGATCCCTCGGGCTGTTAGAGACTTGCTGCAGATGAGCCGGACAGCGGCCAGTGCCCCTGAGAATGAGAACTGGACTTATACCATAAACATGTCATATGTGGAGATTTACCAGGAGAAG GTCATGGATCTGCTGGAGCCAAAGAACAAAGACCTCCCCATCCGAGAGGACAAAGACCATAACATCCTGATCCCGGGCGTGACCCAAAAAATGATCAATTCTTTTGCAGATTTCGATGAGCATTTTATCCCTGCCAGTCAGAACCGTACCGTGGCCTCTACGAAGCTCAATGACCGATCCAGTCGCAGCCACGCCGTGTTACTGATCAAG GTCCAGAAGAGTCAGCAGGTGGTACCATTTCGGCAGCTGACTGGAAAGCTCTACCTGATAGACTTGGCTGGATCAGAAGATAATCGGCGCACTGGAAACCAAGGAATCCGACTAAAGGAGAGTGGAGCCATTAACTCCTCCTTATTCACGCTCAGCAAAGTGGTGGATGCTCTGAACCAGGGGCTGCCCCGAATTCCATACAGAGACAGCAAGCTGACGAGACTGCTGCAG GATTCCCTGGGAGGAAGCGCCCACAGTGTTATGATCACTAACATCGCCCCAGAGCAGACGTATTACTTCGACACATTGACGGCTCTGAACTTCGCTGCTAAATCCAAGCAGATCATTAACAAGCCTTTCAGCCAGGAAACCACCCAGACCGTGG TTCAGCCAGCCATGAAGAGGCCCAGGGAGGAAACAGGCCACATAGCCGGTtctcagaaaagaaagaaatccaAAAATGACTCCACTGAGTCGTCTCCCAATTCATCAATGGACACAGCGGGCAA ACAGAAACTCAATTTGGCAACGCTGGATCCCGCTGTGGTAGAGAGGCTGCTGAAACTGGATAAGATCCTGACCGAGAAGGGAAAGAAGAAGGCCCAGCTCTTGAGCACCCCCAAGAGAGAGCGAATGGCACTGCTGAAGAAATGGGAGGAAAGTCAGATGGAGATCGAG AGACTAAAGGAGAAGCAaaaggagctggagcagaaagCGATGGAAGCAGAGGCTCGACTGGAGAAATCCAATAACTCTGACCTGTCAGACTCCAGTGTCAGTGAAAACACTTTCCGGGCCCCTCTCAGAGGCAGAAACACATCCACAGCGAAGGTCAAGAAAGTGCTGCGTGTACTGCCCATGCAGG ggAACAGCCAGTTACAAAGCACCGTAGAGGAGGGGATCCCCGTTtttgagaagaagaaaaagaagaaacag GTCACATGCGAGGGGCTTGAGAACCAGCCCACGTGGGAAATGAACATGAGGACAGACCTGCTTGAGAGCGGCAAGGAGAGAATCCTGAAACTACTCAACACGGGCTCAGTAAAGGAACTGAAATCCCTGCAGAGGATCGGAGACAAGAAGGCCAAGCTGATTATTGGCTGGAGAGAAGTCAATGggccttttaaaaat GTGGAAGAGTTGGCGTGTTTGGAAGGAATCTCTGCTAAACAAGTATCGTCCTTTATAAAG GCAAATATCATGAGCAGCATCGCCAGCTGA
- the pagr1.S gene encoding uncharacterized protein LOC100158385 isoform X2 encodes MQESREDGEEKVTAGMESLAVKEGGEEVEEQQKAEEGEAEEQEEGEAEEQEEGETEEQEEGEAEEEEGEDWCIGCSDEEVEEPDGWIPPLEDIKRLYELLAKEGTLPLQVDILLHRPPTPEPDSLDDESDQEAEEEEEEQDMPLVPTEFDFNDEPVTPKNALIDRRRTPGSTWLVTDPSPLFLSREHLIGY; translated from the exons ATGCAGGAATCACGCGAGGATGGGGAGGAGAAGGTGACTGCCGGCATGGAGTCCTTGGCCGTAAAGGAAGGAGGGGAGGAAGTTGAAGAACAGCAGAAAGCAGAAGAGGGAGAAGCAGAAGAACAAGAGGAAGGAGAAGCAGAAGAACAAGAGGAAGGAGAAACAGAAGAACAAGAGGAAGGGGAAGCAGAAGAGGAGGAAGGGGAAGACTGGTGTATAGGCTGCAGTGATGAGGAGGTTGAGGAACCTGATGGGTGGATTCCACCTCTAGAAGACATTAAAAGACTTTATGAGTTGTTGGCCAAAGAGGGAACGCTGCCTTTGCAAGTGGACATACTCCTCCACCGGCCTCCCACCCCTGAACCCGACTCTCTGGATGATGAATCTGATCaagaggcagaggaggaggaagaagagcaAGACAT GCCACTTGTTCCCACTGAATTTGATTTCAACGATGAACCCGTCACCCCCAAGAATGCGCTCATTGACCGCCGCAGAACGCCAG GGAGCACCTGGTTGGTTACTGACCCCTCCCCCTTGTTCCTGAGCAGGGAgcacctgattggttactga
- the pagr1.S gene encoding uncharacterized protein LOC100158385 isoform X1 → MQESREDGEEKVTAGMESLAVKEGGEEVEEQQKAEEGEAEEQEEGEAEEQEEGETEEQEEGEAEEEEGEDWCIGCSDEEVEEPDGWIPPLEDIKRLYELLAKEGTLPLQVDILLHRPPTPEPDSLDDESDQEAEEEEEEQDMPLVPTEFDFNDEPVTPKNALIDRRRTPGSTGRSHKREAQLDKVLSDMKRHKKIEEQILKTGRDLFDMDPHSVPTPKRSSAIFPHQRKY, encoded by the exons ATGCAGGAATCACGCGAGGATGGGGAGGAGAAGGTGACTGCCGGCATGGAGTCCTTGGCCGTAAAGGAAGGAGGGGAGGAAGTTGAAGAACAGCAGAAAGCAGAAGAGGGAGAAGCAGAAGAACAAGAGGAAGGAGAAGCAGAAGAACAAGAGGAAGGAGAAACAGAAGAACAAGAGGAAGGGGAAGCAGAAGAGGAGGAAGGGGAAGACTGGTGTATAGGCTGCAGTGATGAGGAGGTTGAGGAACCTGATGGGTGGATTCCACCTCTAGAAGACATTAAAAGACTTTATGAGTTGTTGGCCAAAGAGGGAACGCTGCCTTTGCAAGTGGACATACTCCTCCACCGGCCTCCCACCCCTGAACCCGACTCTCTGGATGATGAATCTGATCaagaggcagaggaggaggaagaagagcaAGACAT GCCACTTGTTCCCACTGAATTTGATTTCAACGATGAACCCGTCACCCCCAAGAATGCGCTCATTGACCGCCGCAGAACGCCAG GGAGCACCGGCCGCAGCCACAAGAGAGAGGCCCAACTGGACAAGGTTCTGTCCGACATGAAGCGCCACAAGAAGATTGAGGAACAGATCCTAAAAACTGGCCGCGACCTCTTTGACATGGACCCTCACTCCGTTCCCACCCCAAAACGCTCTTCTGCCATCTTCCCTCATCAGCGGAAATACTAA
- the pagr1.S gene encoding uncharacterized protein LOC100158385 (The RefSeq protein has 1 substitution compared to this genomic sequence), whose protein sequence is MESLAVKEGGEEVEEQQKAEEGEAEEQEEGESEEQEEGETEEQEEGEAEEEEGEDWCIGCSDEEVEEPDGWIPPLEDIKRLYELLAKEGTLPLQVDILLHRPPTPEPDSLDDESDQEAEEEEEEQDMPLVPTEFDFNDEPVTPKNALIDRRRTPGSTGRSHKREAQLDKVLSDMKRHKKIEEQILKTGRDLFDMDPHSVPTPKRSSAIFPHQRKY, encoded by the exons ATGGAGTCCTTGGCCGTAAAGGAAGGAGGGGAGGAAGTTGAAGAACAGCAGAAAGCAGAAGAGGGAGAAGCAGAAGAACAAGAGGAAGGAGAAGCAGAAGAACAAGAGGAAGGAGAAACAGAAGAACAAGAGGAAGGGGAAGCAGAAGAGGAGGAAGGGGAAGACTGGTGTATAGGCTGCAGTGATGAGGAGGTTGAGGAACCTGATGGGTGGATTCCACCTCTAGAAGACATTAAAAGACTTTATGAGTTGTTGGCCAAAGAGGGAACGCTGCCTTTGCAAGTGGACATACTCCTCCACCGGCCTCCCACCCCTGAACCCGACTCTCTGGATGATGAATCTGATCaagaggcagaggaggaggaagaagagcaAGACAT GCCACTTGTTCCCACTGAATTTGATTTCAACGATGAACCCGTCACCCCCAAGAATGCGCTCATTGACCGCCGCAGAACGCCAG GGAGCACCGGCCGCAGCCACAAGAGAGAGGCCCAACTGGACAAGGTTCTGTCCGACATGAAGCGCCACAAGAAGATTGAGGAACAGATCCTAAAAACTGGCCGCGACCTCTTTGACATGGACCCTCACTCCGTTCCCACCCCAAAACGCTCTTCTGCCATCTTCCCTCATCAGCGGAAATACTAA